In the Nocardia asteroides genome, CCGTTCTTCATCGTGCGCGGTGCGGTGACCGAGGCGGGCGGCAGCGCCGAACCGGCTTGCCGGGAATTCGCGGAATACGATCACCACTGGCAGCGTGCCGAATTCCGGCGCTGTGCGCAGGGCGCCCCGACCCGTCCCGCGCGCGATGCGACGCGCGAGAACACGCGGAGCACCGGGCGATGACCCTTCCACACGTTGGGAAGTCGCGCGCGCCGGGCGATTGCCGCCCGCTTTCGTTCGCCCAGGTCGAGTGGGACGGACTGGCGGAAGCGGTTAATCGTTCACCCGCGTTTCAGACCGTGGCGGCGAAGTCTGCGTTTTCGCGCGCGGCGCGCGGGTGTGAGTGGGGTCACGGTGTGACGGCAGTCTACTTTCGGTCGGTCAGCACCACGTAGCCGATTCCGGCGGCCTCGTGCCGGGCGATTGCGGTGAAGCCGAGGTTCTCCAGGAGTCGTCGGCTGCGCCCGTTCCACTCCTGCACCACCGCGCGCATGGCGGTATCCGGGAATTCGCGGCGGACGGCGGCGAGCACCGTCTCGGCGAACGCGCGGCCGTGCCCCCGCCCCACCCAGCGCGGGTGCAGGCCGACTCCGATGTCGGTCACGCCGGGCACGGCGGCGAGGCCGGGGACACGGGCCTCGGGGCCGGTGCAGTAGAAGCCGAGCAGGGTGCCGTCCGGGGCCGCGACGGCGGTATAGCCGATGGGCGGCTCGGTGATGTCGTAGACGGCCGCCGGGCCGGGGTAGCGCCAGCGGGCGACGGCCTGCCCGTCGGCGGGCGTCATAGAACGGGTGCGCAGCGTCGCGGGCCAGTGCTCGACCCACCGCGGTAGCGGCTCGCGCGCGGCGCGCCACTGCTCCGGGACGCCGCGCAGCCCCGTGTGCGCGGCCACGATCCCGCCGACGATGGCGGCGGTGGTGTCGGCGTCGCCGCCCGCCTCGACGCAGGCGGTGATGGCGGCCGGGTAGTCGTCGAGAAAGGTGGCGGCGGCCCAGAGTGTGAAGGGAACGGTGTCCGCGGCGCTCACCCGCGCGCCGTTGCCGAGTTCGTAGGCGGCCTCGGCCACCGACCTGCCAAGCAATGCCGTAGCGCGCCGGACGCCTTCCGCGGTCGCGCCGTCTATCAGGTACGGCTCGACAGCTTGCAGCAAATCCACTGCGGGGCACGGTTCTCCGCGTGTCGCCGCGGCACGGCTCGCGGCGACCGCCACCGCCATCGCGCCGGCGATTGCCTCGGGATGCCGATGCGTCACCTCGGCCGAGAGCGCCGCCTGCGCCGCCGCCCGATCCGGATCACCCGCGAAGAACGCGCCGAGCGGCGCCACCCGCATGGCGGCCCCGTTCCCCCACGACCCGCGCCCGTCGAACGCCTCCCCCGCCGCCACCGCCCACGGCACGCCGTCCCTGATCCGGTGCAGCACCACCACCGACCCCGGCCCGTACCCGCGGTACGGCTCGCACCGCTGGGCGAACGCCATGGCCAGCGCATCCCGGTCGATCTCCCCACGCTCGCGCAGTTCGGTGACGACCGAGCAGGCCATCTCGGTGTCGTCGGTCCACTCCCACGGCGGGGCCGGTGGCCGTCCGGCGCG is a window encoding:
- a CDS encoding GNAT family N-acetyltransferase — translated: MPGPASSTADPRIRALIALATGGAEARLERALVPYRCGTAELVVTRAHGLPAALAGYRIHPGHLELLHVATAPEHRHRGLAAALLDGLRRRFPELPIRAETDADAVGFYRRLGFTVTLLGEKYPGVERFAVCSNQWRSSPSPQISPCLPVPARIGRMSSAMTLELAQDSLDGLAVGDALGAQFFVPGTSFDELRAGRPPAPPWEWTDDTEMACSVVTELRERGEIDRDALAMAFAQRCEPYRGYGPGSVVVLHRIRDGVPWAVAAGEAFDGRGSWGNGAAMRVAPLGAFFAGDPDRAAAQAALSAEVTHRHPEAIAGAMAVAVAASRAAATRGEPCPAVDLLQAVEPYLIDGATAEGVRRATALLGRSVAEAAYELGNGARVSAADTVPFTLWAAATFLDDYPAAITACVEAGGDADTTAAIVGGIVAAHTGLRGVPEQWRAAREPLPRWVEHWPATLRTRSMTPADGQAVARWRYPGPAAVYDITEPPIGYTAVAAPDGTLLGFYCTGPEARVPGLAAVPGVTDIGVGLHPRWVGRGHGRAFAETVLAAVRREFPDTAMRAVVQEWNGRSRRLLENLGFTAIARHEAAGIGYVVLTDRK